The following DNA comes from Papaver somniferum cultivar HN1 chromosome 4, ASM357369v1, whole genome shotgun sequence.
TAAAATCCAGCTTGGAATCCTTCAGGTCCAGGAGCAGACCAATTCTCCATACTTTTGAGAGTTTTTAAGACTTCATCATCAGTTGGGATAGACAGTTAAACAAAAATTCTAACCAGACCGTGTAAGTGAACCACCCAAAACCTTTGAGACACATACGCTAGACCCAACTCACCCTTAAATGGTCCCCTGCTAATTCCATGAGGACGAGTCTCATCCCTCCCACTCACAGGACGATTTTGGGGTGGTTTTATGGGCGGTCTGTCCAGAACCACCCGCATTTAAAATAACATGAATCAACAATCTAAAGTGTgtggatttaatatctctctcaaaCAATCAAAGATAGAAAACACAGATGATTCATGATCATCCGACCGAAAACAAGGACTTTACATGAGGAGAAAAATAACATCTTTCAGAACAAATACAAGATCAACCAACCGAGTCCAAGCCCAAGCCCAGTTTAACCGCTGATGTTTGCATTAACCATATGACCTTGTAGCTTCATCACATGAATAATGAGTATGCCTTGGTATTCCTTAAATTCGCATACTGTAGTACACTTGTGAAATGCGGAATATGATGATGTACTTGCATCACTCCGTCAGCCATGGGGAGTACTAACAGTTCACCATATCCAATCTAAGTCGGAATCAATCTTCAAAGATTTGAAACCGGTGTTGCATAGAAAGTAGCACGAGCAGTGTAAACCATCTTCCTTGACTCCTTTATTCTGAAATCAACTGAAGTTGTAGTTATATTTCTTCCACTCCTGGCCACACACCCCTCAATTTCAAGTTCCACCTAAAGACAAAGGATAAACATATCAAAGTTTCAAAACCCTCCAAATCTAGTCACGCATACAGTGATACTTCAATCAAAGAGGTGCGCATGTTATTGTGGATGGATGATGGATTTCCTTTCAACACTAATATTGTGGATGGATTTCCATTCAATACTAATAATTTCTACAGAAATTTGCTGTCAAAATATTGAGAAAGGATAACGAATATTGGAGATATACATAATGCTCGTAAGAGTCGCAATTTTGAGCAGATGAAATCCAGTAACCAATAAATTAAATTTTGCAATTCAAATAAGATCTCAATTAGCGGAAGGAGCAATGCAAAATTTTGTTTTAGACTTATATTTGCACTTGTTGCAGCGAGATAAGAAATGCTTAATTCCCCAAGAAACAAATCCTTGTCTTTAGCAACAAAGGTTCGAGCACAGGCCAAAGACACCAACTCTGCAATTACCCCAACTGCACCACCGTGCAAGGTACCATAAGTATTCTGCAGTAAGTTCAGCAAATCGTTGAACTTGTAGAAAGTAAACTAGATAGATTTTACAATAAAGTTAGAAGGTGCGTGACTAAGAACTTACAACTACAGATGACTTGACGGTGAAAAAACAAGCGACACGACCACGTTCTATACGGTCAATCTTGAGAAGGTCGCAGATTATATCGGAGAAGAAACCATTTTTGACAGAATAATCTGGAAGAGTAACAGTAGCTCGCTTAAGGAAAAGATAGGTGTTATAGATCCAGGAGAGATAGTTTTCAGTACTATATTCAGGAGATATAATTGACGaatacaatga
Coding sequences within:
- the LOC113274882 gene encoding uncharacterized protein LOC113274882 isoform X1 → MSSSTTNPQSSSSSLYSSIISPEYSTENYLSWIYNTYLFLKRATVTLPDYSVKNGFFSDIICDLLKIDRIERGRVACFFTVKSSVVNTYGTLHGGAVGVIAELVSLACARTFVAKDKDLFLGELSISYLAATSANISLKQNFALLLPLIEILFELQNLIYWLLDFICSKLRLLRALCISPIFVILSQYFDSKFL
- the LOC113274882 gene encoding uncharacterized protein LOC113274882 isoform X2, translated to MSSSTTNPQSSSSSLYSSIISPEYSTENYLSWIYNTYLFLKRATVTLPDYSVKNGFFSDIICDLLKIDRIERGRVACFFTVKSSVVNTYGTLHGGAVGVIAELVSLACARTFVAKDKDLFLGELSISYLAATSANVELEIEGCVARSGRNITTTSVDFRIKESRKMVYTARATFYATPVSNL